One genomic region from Thunnus maccoyii chromosome 16, fThuMac1.1, whole genome shotgun sequence encodes:
- the LOC121881006 gene encoding solute carrier family 2, facilitated glucose transporter member 1, translating to MASQESHLTATLLTSILAAVLGSLQIGYHTGNVNAPAKIIEEFFNHTWRARHNQSMPHHSLTLLWSLSVSIKDFGALLGSLGVKYLADSYGRRNSILIVNCLSVVGACLMFASKASESFEVLILGRLVFGFFCGLVMSLNPLYIQEVSPVNLRGAFATLNQVSFASGILVGMVAGLETVLGTEHYWAMMLSLSLIPALAQYLVLPFCPESPRYLLINRGEESKAEAALLRLRGSSDKVFAELEEMKEEAAHTQTGVTIQDFFKKCSYRQPIIIVLFVNLGSQLSGFNAIINYSTKMFQAKFDEAKYLTLGVGAVNVTFTLVAFFLMERAGRRRLLLTGFISIAVCNLLMTIVDSVLHLVPEMRSLQVLLVFCLISAYELGPGPISWFIAAELFDQPGRPIAMAFTSMLNWGGKFVLALLFPPLLKICGAYVYLLFMIVALLAFTFTWIRLPETKGRTFDDIAEEFRGAEGIPLHNKTGFNTFT from the exons ATCATCGAAGAATTTTTCAACCATACCTGGAGAGCCAGACACAACCAGTCGATGCCACATCACAGCCTGACTCTCCTGTGGTCGCTCTCTGTCAGCATTAAGGACTTTGGAGCCTTGCTGGGCTCACTGGGAGTCAAATACCTGGCAGATTCTTACGGCAG GCGTAACTCCATCCTAATAGtgaactgtctgtctgtggtggGAGCGTGTCTGATGTTCGCCTCCAAAGCCAGCGAGTCATTTGAGGTTCTCATCCTGGGACGGTTGGTGTTCGGTTTTTTCTGCGGCCTGGTGATGAGTCTTAATCCACTCTACATCCAGGAAGTGTCCCCAGTGAATCTGAGAGGGGCCTTTGCTACACTCAACCAGGTCTCCTTTGCTTCAGGCATCCTGGTGGGAATG GTGGCTGGTCTGGAGACTGTGTTGGGTACAGAGCATTACTGGGCCATGATGTTGTCCCTGTCTCTCATCCCGGCCCTGGCACAGTACCTGGTGCTGCCTTTCTGCCCAGAGAGCCCTCGATACCTGCTCATCAACCGGGGAGAGGAGAGCAAGGCAGAGGCTG CCCTGCTGAGGCTGAGAGGCAGCTCAGACAAGGTGTTTGCTGAGCTGGAAGAGATGAAAGAAGAGGCTGCACACACTCAGACCGGCGTCACCATCCAGGATTTCTTCAAGAAGTGCAGCTACAGACAGCCGATCATTATCGTCCTCTTTGTCAATTTGGGCAGCCAGCTGTCTGGATTCAACGCG ATCATCAATTATTCCACCAAAATGTTTCAGGCCAAGTTTGATGAGGCCAAATACCTGACTCTGGGTGTTGGAGCTGTCAATGTGACCTTCACTTTGGTGGCA tTCTTCCTGATGGAAAGGGCAGGAAGGAGGAGATTGCTCCTGACTGGTTTCATCTCCATAGCAGTGTGCAACTTACTCATGACTATAGTAGATTCTGTCCTG CACCTGGTCCCAGAGATGCGGAGCCTGCAGGTCCTGCTGGTTTTCTGCCTGATCTCAGCCTACGAGTTGGGCCCCGGCCCTATCTCCTGGTTCATCGCTGCTGAGCTGTTCGACCAGCCTGGAAGACCCATCGCCATGGCCTTCACCAGCATGCTCAACTGGGGAGGGAAGTTTGTTCTGGCACTCCTCTTTCCTCCATTACTG AAAATCTGCGGTGCGTATGTCTACCTCCTCTTCATGATTGTGGCTCTGCTCGCCTTCACCTTCACCTGGATTCGCCTCCCAGAGACAAAAGGTCGCACATTTGATGACATTGCAGAGGAATTCAGAGGAGCGGAGGGCATTCCTTTGCACAATAAGACTGGATTCAACACTTTCACCTGA